A region from the Aphis gossypii isolate Hap1 chromosome 1, ASM2018417v2, whole genome shotgun sequence genome encodes:
- the LOC114120075 gene encoding proton-coupled amino acid transporter 4-like: METEKLSKKENKTNGDAQLTMVEMGEVNHCSRPSISGENKRSGYLVTLMHFIKGNIGCGMLAMGEAFKYGGLYLTLCILLYVWLISVYNMHVLTTLSKKVQNRLQTKRAPSFGDTVENAFKMSDKWIFRSISNNIRKIVFYNILITQLGLCSVYILFISTSLQKLLLQYSYEINIQTVLLFTMPLIMLCASLRKLRFIAPLSTLANFALITGVITIMYYSCSGPSAENVRYSYAKWSELPTMFGIIMFSFEGIGLVLPLFAEIDDDKKFTSCFGVLNFGMVAVMMLNVPLGMTGYSKWGEDVKSSLTLNLPHDHELTQFVIIMMILGIACSYALQFYPAAVIVYSDLEKTYGPFNHPAIWDYSIRICVCLVTYLAASTVPHLDLFMSLVGSVTCVALTMIFPALSNLAFRTKDKGSFFSTFLDMVTILTAVIGSVTGIYANTTAIYEAFSQNHSNG, translated from the exons atggaaactgaaaaattaagtaaaaaagaaaataaaaccaatggTGATGCTCAGCTTACCATGGTAGAAATGGGAGAAGTTAATCACTGTTCCAGACCATCAATATCAGGAGAAAATAAAAGATCCGg GTATTTAGTTACGTTAATGCACTTTATAAAAGGAAACATTGGTTGTGGAATGTTAGCTATGGGAGAAGCCTTTAAATACGGAGGCTTATACCTCACACTGTGTATTTTGTTGTATGTATGGTTAATAAGTGTCTACAATATGCATGTTTTA ACTACGTTAAGTAAGAAAGTTCAGAACCGTTTGCAAACCAAACGTGCACCATCATTTGGTGATACAGTTGAAAATGCATTCAAAATGTCTGATAAATGGATATTTCGaagtatatcaaataatattag aaagattgttttttataacatacttaTCACACAACTTGGTTTATGCAGtgtatatattctatttattagcACATCATTACAAAAA CTCTTACTTCAATATTCGTATGAGATTAATATTCAAACTGTTCTATTATTTACAATGCCTTTGATAATGTTATGTGCAAGTTTAAGAAAATTGCGATTTATAGCACCATTATCAACTTTGGCCAATTTTGCATTGATTACTGGTGTTATTacgataatgtattatagctGTTCTGGACCATCAGCTGAGAATGTTAGATATTCATATGCTAAATGGTCTGAATTACCAACAATGTTCGGCATAATCATGTTTAGTTTTGAAGGAATTGgattg gttTTACCTCTTTTTGCGGAGATAGACGATGATAAAAAGTTCACATCATGTTTTGGAGTCTTAAATTTTGGTATGGTTGCTGTAATGATGTTAAACGTTCCTTTGGGTATGACTGGCTATTCGAAATGGGGAGAAGACGTAAAAAGCAGTCTAACATTGAATCTACCACATGATCATga aTTAACACAATTTGTAATAATCATGATGATATTGGGAATAGCTTGTTCATATGCGCTTCAATTTTACCCTGCAGCCGTAATTGTCTATAGTGACCTTGAAAAAACCTATGGCCCGTTTAACCATCCTGCAATATGGGATTATAGCATCCGGATATGTGTATGTCTTGTTActt acctGGCAGCTAGTACAGTTCCGCATTTGGACCTATTCATGTCATTAGTGGGTTCTGTAACTTGCGTTGCACTCACAATGATTTTCCCTGCATTATCTAATTTGGCGTTCCGGACAAAAGACAAAGGTTCATTTTTCAGTACATTTTTAGATATGGTAACCATACTTACGGCAGTTATCGGTTCAGTCACTGGAATTTACGCCAATACAACTGCTATTTATGAGGCGTTCTCTCAAAACCACAGCAATGGCTAA